AAATGCCAAAACAAGGAGGTAAAAGATGAATGTCAAGCCATTAGGTGACAGAATTTTGGTAAAACCTATGCAGGCGGAAGAGAAAACCAAAGGCGGTATTCTACTTCCAGACACAGCAAAAGAGAAACCTCAACAGGGCGAGGTTGTTGCTGTGGGCCAGGGAAAGACTCTGGAGACGGGAGAGGTAAAGAGCCCTGAGGTTAAAGTTAAAGATAAGGTTTTGTACGGTAAGTATTCCGGAACTGAAGTAACAGTTGAAGGTGAAGAGTATCTTATCATAAGAGAAGACGATATACTTGCAATAGTAGCATAATTAGGAGGTAATAAAATGTCAGCAAAACAACTTTTGTTTGACCAGGAAGCAAGAAGAAAGATTTTAGAAGGGGTTGAGAAATTAGCTTCGGCAGTTAAGGTTACATTAGGCCCTAAGGGGAGAAATGTTATTCTGGATAAAAAATTCGGTTCTCCTACAATAACAAAAGACGGAGTTACAGTTGCAAAAGATGTTGAACTTGAGGATCCTTTTGAAAATATGGGAGCACAGCTCGTAAAAGAGGTAGCAGAAAAGACCTCCGATGTTGCAGGTGATGGAACTACTACTGCAACAATACTTGCAGAGGCTATCTATAGAGAGGGTCTTAAGAATGTTACAGCAGGTGCAAATCCTATGGCACTTAAGCGTGGGATTGAAAAATCTGTTGAGAAGATCGTTGAGGAATTAAAGAAGCTTTCTAAGCAGGTTAAGGATAAGAAAGAGATTACTCAGATTGCAACGATTGCAGCCAATAATGATATTTCAATTGGTGAGTTGATAGCTGAAGCTATGGAAAAAGTTGGTAAAGACGGTGTTATTACAGTTGAAGAGTCTAAGA
This window of the Candidatus Kaelpia imicola genome carries:
- the groES gene encoding co-chaperone GroES, which gives rise to MNVKPLGDRILVKPMQAEEKTKGGILLPDTAKEKPQQGEVVAVGQGKTLETGEVKSPEVKVKDKVLYGKYSGTEVTVEGEEYLIIREDDILAIVA